In a single window of the Motilibacter peucedani genome:
- the treY gene encoding malto-oligosyltrehalose synthase has translation MPSTPSGRPVPTGTYRLQLRPEWGFADLAQQVDYLRDLGVSHVYLSPVLQAAPGSTHGYDVVDHTRLSDDLGGAQAFAQLRERLGAAGLGAVVDVVPNHMAVPTPETLNGALWSVLRDGPGSPYARWFDVDWSVESHALLMPVLGSRIGEVLDGGELTLDLKGDEPLLRYYDHVFPVRPGTESLPMPQLVDRQWYRLAYWRVADEELNYRRFFDIDTLAGLRVEDEAVFAETHAVLLALLREGGIDGLRIDHPDGLADPRGYLRRLDAATGGAWVVVEKILEGHEQLPEDWPCAGTTGYDAMLRVCGLFVDPAGQEPLTTFYDSLTGLGTDFAAVVEESKRWVVEHALYAEVARLVEVAAAVASDDVHHRDHTRRGLREAIVELLVAFPVYRAYVVPGEEPSAEAVRVVDEATEVARAHLPEERHDTLDLVRELVLGRLGRGPKRDEFLTRFQQTCGPVMAKGVEDTAFYRWHPLVALNEVGGDPTRFGVSADEFHEWAAGQQERWPLAMTSLSTHDTKRSEDVRARLAVLSEIAAEWATAVTEWRALTAKHRSSEGWPDPSTEHLVWQTVVGAWPIDAERLTGYLEKATREAKVHTTWTSPDEAYDAAVKGFAESVLADDEVVAAVSRFVERLAPAARANLLGQKLVQLTMPGVPDVYQGTELVDLSLVDPDNRRPVDYDRRRDLLQSLDGGAAADGVDAEKLLVTSRAMRLRAERPGSFDAAAGYTPLASSSPHAVAFLRGDDVAVVVTRLPEGLARSGGWGDATVALPEGTWTDRLGGGTRSGGDVRLADLLGTLPVALLTR, from the coding sequence ATGCCCAGCACACCGAGCGGCCGGCCGGTGCCGACCGGCACCTACCGGCTGCAGCTGCGGCCGGAGTGGGGCTTCGCCGACCTCGCGCAGCAGGTCGACTACCTGCGTGACCTGGGGGTCTCGCACGTCTACCTCTCGCCGGTGCTGCAGGCCGCGCCGGGCAGCACCCACGGCTACGACGTGGTCGACCACACCCGGCTCAGCGACGACCTCGGTGGCGCTCAGGCGTTCGCGCAGCTGCGCGAGCGCCTGGGCGCGGCCGGGCTCGGCGCCGTCGTCGACGTGGTGCCCAACCACATGGCCGTGCCGACACCGGAGACGCTGAACGGCGCCCTCTGGTCGGTGCTGCGCGACGGGCCGGGCTCGCCCTACGCCCGGTGGTTCGACGTGGACTGGTCGGTCGAGTCGCACGCGCTGCTGATGCCGGTGCTCGGCTCGCGCATCGGCGAGGTGCTCGACGGCGGCGAGCTCACCCTCGACCTCAAGGGCGACGAGCCGCTGCTGCGCTACTACGACCACGTGTTCCCGGTGCGCCCGGGCACGGAGTCGCTGCCGATGCCGCAGCTCGTCGACCGGCAGTGGTACCGCCTGGCCTACTGGCGGGTCGCCGACGAGGAGCTCAACTACCGCCGCTTCTTCGACATCGACACCCTGGCCGGGCTGCGGGTCGAGGACGAGGCGGTCTTCGCCGAGACCCACGCCGTGCTGCTCGCGCTGCTGCGAGAGGGCGGCATCGACGGCCTGCGCATCGACCACCCCGACGGCCTCGCCGACCCGCGCGGCTACCTGCGCCGCCTCGACGCGGCCACGGGCGGCGCGTGGGTCGTCGTCGAGAAGATCCTCGAGGGGCACGAGCAGCTGCCGGAGGACTGGCCGTGCGCCGGCACCACCGGCTACGACGCGATGCTGCGCGTCTGCGGGCTGTTCGTCGACCCCGCCGGGCAGGAGCCGCTGACCACCTTCTACGACTCCCTGACCGGGCTCGGGACCGACTTCGCCGCCGTCGTCGAGGAGTCCAAGCGCTGGGTCGTGGAGCACGCGCTCTACGCCGAGGTCGCCCGGCTGGTCGAGGTGGCGGCCGCGGTCGCCTCCGACGACGTGCACCACCGCGACCACACCCGTCGCGGCCTGCGCGAGGCCATCGTCGAGCTGCTGGTCGCCTTCCCGGTCTACCGCGCCTACGTCGTCCCCGGCGAGGAGCCGTCGGCCGAGGCCGTGCGGGTCGTCGACGAGGCGACCGAGGTCGCGCGCGCGCACCTGCCCGAGGAGCGGCACGACACCCTCGACCTGGTGCGCGAGCTGGTCCTCGGCCGCCTGGGCCGAGGGCCGAAGCGCGACGAGTTCCTCACCCGCTTCCAGCAGACCTGCGGGCCGGTGATGGCCAAGGGCGTCGAGGACACCGCGTTCTACCGCTGGCACCCGCTGGTCGCGCTCAACGAGGTCGGCGGCGACCCGACGCGCTTCGGCGTCTCGGCCGACGAGTTCCACGAGTGGGCCGCCGGGCAGCAGGAGCGCTGGCCGCTGGCGATGACCAGCCTGTCGACGCACGACACCAAGCGCTCCGAGGACGTGCGGGCCCGGCTCGCCGTCCTCAGCGAGATCGCCGCCGAGTGGGCCACCGCGGTGACCGAGTGGCGCGCCCTCACCGCCAAGCACCGCAGCAGCGAGGGCTGGCCCGACCCGTCCACCGAGCACCTCGTGTGGCAGACGGTCGTCGGAGCCTGGCCGATCGACGCCGAGCGGCTCACCGGCTACCTCGAGAAGGCCACGCGCGAGGCGAAGGTGCACACCACGTGGACCTCCCCCGACGAGGCCTACGACGCGGCGGTCAAGGGCTTCGCCGAGTCGGTGCTCGCCGACGACGAGGTCGTCGCCGCTGTGTCGAGGTTCGTCGAGCGCCTCGCTCCCGCCGCCCGCGCCAACCTGCTGGGCCAGAAGCTCGTGCAGCTGACGATGCCCGGCGTGCCCGACGTCTACCAGGGCACCGAGCTCGTCGACCTGTCCCTCGTCGACCCCGACAACCGCCGGCCGGTCGACTACGACCGCCGACGCGACCTCCTCCAGTCGCTCGACGGGGGCGCCGCGGCCGACGGCGTGGACGCCGAGAAGCTGCTCGTCACCAGCCGTGCCATGCGGCTGCGCGCCGAGCGGCCGGGGTCCTTCGACGCGGCCGCCGGCTACACCCCGCTGGCCTCCAGCTCGCCCCACGCCGTGGCCTTCCTGCGCGGCGACGACGTGGCGGTCGTCGTCACGCGGCTGCCCGAAGGGCTGGCGCGCAGCGGCGGCTGGGGCGACGCGACGGTCGCGCTGCCCGAGGGCACGTGGACCGACCGGCTCGGTGGCGGCACGAGGAGCGGCGGCGACGTACGTCTCGCCGACCTCCTCGGGACGCTGCCGGTGGCGCTGCTGACGAGGTGA
- the glgX gene encoding glycogen debranching protein GlgX: protein MEVWPGSAYPLGATFDGAGTNFALFTEVAERVELCLFDRDGTETRVDLPEVDAFVWHGYLPRVRPGQRYGFRVHGPRDPGQGLRCNPAKLLLDPYAKAYEGDIDWDEALFDYKFDAPDQVNDLDSAPHAMKSVVINPYFDWQEDRHPRRGYHETVIYEAHVKGLTIQHPDIPEEIRGTYAGLAHPVMIDHLKSLGVTAVELMPVHQFVQDHHLVERGLKNYWGYNTIGFFAPQNTYSSSGQRGEQVLEFKSMVRALHQADIEVILDVVYNHTAEGNHMGPTLSFRGIDNQAYYRLVDGDPQHYYDTTGTGNTLLMRHPHVLQLIMDSLRYWVTEMHVDGFRFDLASTLARQFHEVDRLSAFFDLVQQDPIVSQVKLIAEPWDVGEGGYQVGNFPPLWTEWNGKYRDTVRDFWRGEPATLAEFASRLTGSSDLYQDDRRRPFASINFVTAHDGFTLQDLVSYNDKHNEANGEGGADGESHNRSWNCGTEGPTDDVDIVALREQQKRNFLATLVLSQGVPMILHGDEMSRTQGGNNNVYCQDNEIAWVDWKESRAEWSLLEFTQRVVRLRREHPVFRRRRFFHGRPIRGTEDAISDIAWFKPSGELMGGGDWDQAEAKAVGVFLNGDAISEPDERGQAVSDNSFILAFNASHEPVSFTMPDGAYGSAWDVELDTAAPLVEDRPPVKAGNDIEVEPRSLLIMRRAH from the coding sequence ATGGAGGTCTGGCCGGGAAGCGCGTACCCCCTGGGTGCGACATTCGACGGCGCGGGGACCAACTTCGCGCTGTTCACCGAGGTTGCCGAGCGCGTGGAGCTGTGCCTGTTCGACAGGGACGGCACCGAGACGCGGGTCGACCTCCCCGAGGTCGACGCCTTCGTGTGGCACGGCTACCTGCCCCGGGTCCGCCCCGGGCAGCGCTACGGGTTCCGGGTCCACGGGCCCCGCGACCCCGGGCAGGGGCTGCGGTGCAACCCCGCGAAGCTGCTGCTCGACCCGTACGCGAAGGCATACGAGGGCGACATCGACTGGGACGAGGCGCTGTTCGACTACAAGTTCGACGCGCCCGACCAGGTCAACGACCTGGACTCGGCACCGCACGCCATGAAGTCGGTCGTGATCAACCCCTACTTCGACTGGCAGGAGGACCGGCACCCCCGCCGGGGCTACCACGAGACGGTGATCTACGAGGCCCACGTCAAGGGCCTCACGATCCAGCACCCCGACATCCCCGAGGAGATCCGCGGCACCTACGCGGGGCTCGCGCACCCGGTGATGATCGACCACCTGAAGTCGCTGGGGGTCACGGCCGTCGAGCTGATGCCGGTGCACCAGTTCGTGCAGGACCACCACCTGGTCGAGCGCGGTCTGAAGAACTACTGGGGCTACAACACCATCGGGTTCTTCGCCCCGCAGAACACCTACTCCTCGAGCGGCCAGCGCGGCGAGCAGGTGCTCGAGTTCAAGTCGATGGTGCGCGCGCTGCACCAGGCCGACATCGAGGTGATCCTCGACGTGGTCTACAACCACACCGCCGAGGGCAACCACATGGGCCCGACGCTGTCGTTCCGCGGCATCGACAACCAGGCCTACTACCGCCTGGTCGACGGCGACCCGCAGCACTACTACGACACCACCGGCACCGGCAACACGCTGCTGATGCGCCACCCGCACGTGCTCCAGCTGATCATGGACTCGCTGCGCTACTGGGTCACCGAGATGCACGTCGACGGCTTCCGCTTCGACCTCGCCTCGACCCTGGCCCGCCAGTTCCACGAGGTCGACCGCCTGTCGGCGTTCTTCGACCTCGTGCAGCAGGACCCGATCGTCAGCCAGGTCAAGCTCATCGCCGAGCCGTGGGACGTCGGCGAGGGCGGCTACCAGGTCGGCAACTTCCCGCCGCTGTGGACCGAGTGGAACGGCAAGTACCGCGACACCGTCCGCGACTTCTGGCGCGGCGAGCCGGCGACCCTGGCGGAGTTCGCCTCGCGCCTGACCGGCTCGAGCGACCTCTACCAGGACGACCGGCGCCGGCCCTTCGCCAGCATCAACTTCGTCACCGCCCACGACGGCTTCACGCTGCAGGACCTCGTGTCCTACAACGACAAGCACAACGAGGCCAACGGCGAGGGCGGGGCCGACGGCGAGAGCCACAACCGCTCGTGGAACTGCGGCACGGAAGGCCCGACCGACGACGTCGACATCGTCGCGCTGCGCGAGCAGCAGAAGCGCAACTTCCTCGCGACGCTCGTGCTGTCGCAGGGTGTGCCGATGATCCTGCACGGCGACGAGATGAGCCGCACCCAGGGCGGCAACAACAACGTCTACTGCCAGGACAACGAGATCGCGTGGGTCGACTGGAAGGAGTCGCGCGCCGAGTGGTCGCTGCTCGAGTTCACCCAGCGGGTCGTGCGCCTGCGCCGTGAGCACCCGGTCTTCCGCCGCCGCCGCTTCTTCCACGGCCGCCCGATCCGGGGCACCGAGGACGCCATCAGCGACATCGCCTGGTTCAAGCCGAGCGGCGAGCTGATGGGCGGAGGCGACTGGGACCAGGCCGAGGCCAAGGCCGTCGGCGTGTTCCTCAACGGCGACGCCATCAGCGAGCCCGACGAGCGCGGCCAGGCGGTGAGCGACAACTCGTTCATCCTCGCCTTCAACGCCTCGCACGAGCCGGTGTCCTTCACGATGCCGGACGGCGCCTACGGCTCGGCGTGGGACGTCGAGCTCGACACCGCCGCTCCCCTGGTGGAGGACCGTCCGCCGGTCAAGGCCGGCAACGACATCGAGGTGGAGCCGCGCTCGCTGCTGATCATGCGCCGGGCGCACTGA
- the cobA gene encoding uroporphyrinogen-III C-methyltransferase: protein MSDSPEPSPDPGYPLLLGLAGRRALVVGGGPVALRRVRGLLDARADVLVVAPDVIGDLRTLAESGAVTWRRGDYEPADLAGAWLVQTATGSPAVDSAVAADAERARVWCVRADDAAASTAWTPAVSRRGDVVVAVSGGRDPRRARALRDAVALALDTGSLPLRRHRPPADGMGSVALVGGGPGDPGLLTTRGRRLLAEADVVVTDRLAPLALLDELDDDVVVVDVGKQPGNHPVPQRDIERLLVEHARAGRRVVRLKGGDPYVFGRGPEELAACRAAGVPVEVVPGVTSAVAVPAAEGIPVTSRGLARSFTVSSGHDLLEPGVAGGLAALLGSGGTLVLLMGVTHLGAVSEALRDAGADAALPVAVVESGYTAQQRLTRATLGTVAEVATQRGVRAPAVVVVGAVAAWSEPPRGRLG, encoded by the coding sequence ATGAGCGACTCCCCCGAGCCCTCGCCCGACCCCGGCTACCCGCTGCTGCTGGGGCTCGCCGGGCGCCGGGCGCTCGTCGTGGGCGGGGGCCCGGTGGCGCTGCGACGCGTACGCGGTCTGCTCGACGCCCGCGCCGACGTCCTGGTCGTCGCGCCCGACGTCATCGGCGACCTCCGCACGCTCGCCGAGTCGGGCGCCGTCACCTGGCGGCGGGGCGACTACGAGCCGGCCGACCTCGCCGGCGCCTGGCTCGTGCAGACGGCCACGGGCTCCCCCGCGGTCGACTCCGCGGTCGCCGCGGACGCCGAGCGGGCGCGCGTCTGGTGCGTGCGCGCCGACGACGCAGCCGCCTCCACCGCGTGGACGCCCGCAGTGTCCCGGCGCGGCGACGTCGTGGTCGCGGTCTCCGGCGGGCGCGACCCCCGCCGCGCCCGCGCGCTGCGGGACGCCGTGGCCCTGGCTCTCGACACCGGCTCGCTCCCCCTGCGCAGGCACCGCCCGCCCGCCGACGGCATGGGCTCGGTGGCCCTCGTCGGCGGAGGGCCCGGCGACCCCGGGCTGCTCACGACGCGGGGCCGGCGGCTGCTCGCGGAGGCCGACGTCGTGGTCACCGACCGGCTGGCCCCGCTCGCGCTGCTCGACGAGCTCGACGACGACGTCGTCGTGGTCGACGTCGGCAAGCAGCCCGGCAACCACCCCGTGCCCCAGCGCGACATCGAGCGGCTGCTCGTCGAGCACGCGCGCGCCGGGCGGCGGGTGGTGCGGCTCAAGGGCGGCGACCCCTACGTGTTCGGCCGCGGCCCCGAGGAGCTCGCCGCCTGCCGCGCGGCCGGCGTGCCGGTCGAGGTCGTGCCCGGCGTCACCAGCGCGGTCGCCGTCCCCGCCGCCGAGGGCATCCCGGTCACCAGCCGCGGGTTGGCCCGCTCCTTCACCGTCTCCTCGGGGCACGACCTGCTCGAGCCTGGCGTCGCCGGAGGTCTCGCTGCGCTGCTCGGCTCCGGCGGGACGCTCGTGCTGCTCATGGGGGTGACGCACCTCGGTGCGGTGTCGGAGGCGCTGCGCGACGCCGGCGCCGACGCGGCGCTGCCCGTGGCGGTCGTCGAGTCCGGCTACACCGCCCAGCAGCGGCTCACCCGGGCCACCCTCGGGACGGTGGCCGAGGTCGCGACGCAGCGCGGCGTACGCGCCCCCGCCGTCGTCGTCGTCGGGGCGGTCGCCGCATGGAGTGAGCCACCCCGGGGCAGGCTGGGGTAG
- a CDS encoding EAL and HDOD domain-containing protein gives MAQKSARAATSETATGVPVHVGRQGIYDADGTLQAYELLFRSATDASAAQVATADADRATTAVIVAAFADFDASLLLGGRRGFVNLSRAFAVGELPVPFSPDVAVLEILESLVVDDELLAGVERLKAAGYRIALDDFVLCAETEPLLPFADYVKVDVLETTWDEVVRVAGVSAGHGAVLLAEKIEDAAMLERCRALGFELFQGYHLGRPQTMTTQTLAPAQLAAVQLLAALADPAVEFDAVERLVAQDPALTWKLLRVANSAGSAANRSIGSLREAMVRVGLAQLRAWVMLLSVSTVAAGSGGSDIEAVTARARACQLLADRVPRASPDTAFTLGILEGVAGLLGMSGADLLTQIPLEGSLADGLRGEPTPERAVLEVVLGHERHDLGAARSHGIDVGELSSAYLSSLRWSHESLRSAE, from the coding sequence ATGGCACAGAAGAGCGCCCGGGCAGCCACCAGCGAGACTGCCACCGGCGTACCCGTGCACGTCGGGCGCCAGGGCATCTACGACGCCGACGGCACCCTGCAGGCATACGAGCTGCTCTTCCGCTCGGCGACCGACGCCTCGGCCGCGCAGGTGGCCACGGCCGACGCCGACCGGGCGACCACGGCCGTCATCGTCGCCGCCTTCGCCGACTTCGACGCCTCGCTGCTGCTGGGCGGCCGCCGGGGGTTCGTGAACCTCAGCCGCGCCTTTGCGGTCGGCGAGCTGCCCGTGCCGTTCTCCCCCGACGTGGCGGTGCTCGAGATCCTCGAGTCCCTGGTCGTCGACGACGAGCTGCTCGCCGGTGTCGAGCGGCTCAAGGCGGCCGGCTACCGCATCGCGCTCGACGACTTCGTGCTCTGCGCCGAGACCGAGCCGCTGCTGCCCTTCGCCGACTACGTGAAGGTCGACGTGCTCGAGACCACGTGGGACGAGGTCGTCCGCGTCGCCGGCGTGTCGGCGGGCCACGGCGCCGTCCTCCTCGCCGAGAAGATCGAGGACGCCGCGATGCTCGAGCGCTGCCGGGCGCTCGGCTTCGAGCTGTTCCAGGGCTACCACCTCGGCCGCCCGCAGACCATGACGACCCAGACTCTCGCGCCGGCCCAGCTCGCCGCCGTGCAGCTGCTCGCGGCGCTGGCCGACCCGGCCGTCGAGTTCGACGCCGTCGAGCGCCTGGTCGCCCAGGACCCCGCCCTCACCTGGAAGCTGCTGCGGGTCGCCAACTCGGCCGGCTCGGCGGCCAACCGCAGCATCGGCTCGCTGCGCGAGGCGATGGTGCGGGTGGGCCTGGCGCAGCTCCGTGCCTGGGTGATGCTGCTGAGCGTCTCGACGGTCGCGGCCGGCTCGGGCGGCTCCGACATCGAGGCCGTGACCGCGCGGGCCCGCGCCTGCCAGCTGCTCGCCGACCGCGTGCCGCGGGCGAGCCCCGACACCGCGTTCACGCTCGGGATCCTCGAGGGCGTCGCCGGCCTGCTGGGGATGAGCGGCGCCGACCTGCTCACCCAGATCCCGCTCGAGGGGTCCCTCGCCGACGGCCTGCGCGGCGAGCCCACGCCCGAGCGCGCCGTGCTCGAGGTGGTGCTCGGCCACGAGCGCCACGACCTCGGCGCGGCCCGCTCCCACGGCATCGACGTGGGCGAGCTCTCCTCGGCCTACCTCAGCTCGCTGCGCTGGTCGCACGAGTCGCTGCGCTCAGCCGAGTAG
- a CDS encoding ABC transporter permease, producing MSVDEEILRGAPVSAEDDRLEAGLDALATEAESRAPWWRRASTAAFPPVAVTVGLLVVWNVYVAAFRPGSNVFPGPADVWSSFRHQWQLGTIPEAFQGSLERALVGFLLALLVGTVLGVLLAQVRFVRAGFGPLLTGLQVLPSVAWVPVAVIWFGLTEKAMLTVVLLGAVPSIANGLLAGVDQVPPLYLRVGRVLGARGLRAVWHVVLPAALPGYMAGLKQGWAFSWRSLMAAELIVRTSDIKLGLGSFLNNGRDLNDLPWVFSGVLCILVVGIVVELAIFAPVERLVLRRRGLLQAR from the coding sequence ATGTCCGTCGATGAAGAGATCCTGCGAGGCGCGCCCGTGAGTGCTGAGGACGACCGGCTGGAGGCAGGCCTCGACGCGCTGGCGACCGAGGCGGAGAGCCGGGCGCCGTGGTGGCGGCGCGCTTCCACCGCCGCCTTCCCGCCGGTCGCCGTCACCGTCGGGCTGCTCGTCGTCTGGAACGTCTACGTCGCCGCGTTCCGGCCGGGCTCCAACGTCTTCCCCGGTCCGGCCGACGTCTGGAGCAGCTTCCGGCACCAGTGGCAGCTCGGCACCATCCCCGAGGCGTTCCAGGGCAGCCTCGAGCGCGCGCTGGTCGGCTTCCTGCTCGCGCTGCTGGTCGGCACCGTCCTCGGCGTCCTGCTCGCGCAGGTGAGGTTCGTCCGCGCCGGCTTCGGCCCGCTGCTCACCGGCCTGCAGGTGCTGCCCTCGGTCGCCTGGGTGCCGGTGGCCGTCATCTGGTTCGGCCTGACCGAGAAGGCGATGCTCACCGTCGTCCTGCTCGGCGCGGTGCCCTCGATCGCCAACGGCCTGCTCGCCGGCGTCGACCAGGTGCCCCCGCTCTACCTGCGGGTCGGCCGGGTGCTGGGCGCCCGCGGCCTGCGCGCGGTCTGGCACGTGGTGCTCCCCGCGGCGCTGCCGGGCTACATGGCCGGGCTCAAGCAGGGCTGGGCGTTCTCGTGGCGCTCGCTCATGGCCGCCGAGCTCATCGTGCGCACGAGCGACATCAAGCTCGGCCTCGGCTCGTTCCTCAACAACGGGCGCGACCTCAACGACCTGCCGTGGGTCTTCTCCGGCGTGCTCTGCATCCTCGTGGTCGGCATCGTCGTCGAGCTGGCGATCTTCGCCCCGGTCGAGCGGCTCGTGCTGCGCCGCCGCGGGCTGCTGCAGGCGCGCTGA
- a CDS encoding ABC transporter ATP-binding protein, whose product MTAAPVVSVKDVRKAFGRGASAVFALDRVSLDVAPGEFVALLGASGCGKSTLLSLIAGLDEPSAGSIAVAGDGAALMPQEGGLFPWLTAGRNVELALRLRGMGRSERRTEAERLLGLVRLEGAYGKRPHELSGGMRQRVALARALAQQRQVLLMDEPFSALDAITRDALHTELVRLWEETGLAVVFVTHNVREAVRLGQRVVLLSSRPGRVLREWQVDLPQPRRIESEGVSRLAGEITEHLSAEIRRHASANGAGSSRTEEPLDVRR is encoded by the coding sequence ATGACTGCCGCACCCGTCGTGTCGGTGAAGGACGTCCGCAAGGCCTTCGGCCGCGGGGCCTCCGCCGTCTTCGCGCTCGACCGCGTCTCGCTCGACGTGGCGCCGGGCGAGTTCGTGGCGCTGCTCGGCGCGTCCGGGTGCGGCAAGTCGACCCTGCTCTCGCTGATCGCGGGCCTGGACGAGCCGAGCGCCGGCTCGATCGCGGTGGCCGGGGACGGCGCCGCGCTCATGCCGCAGGAGGGCGGGCTCTTCCCCTGGCTGACCGCCGGGCGCAACGTCGAGCTAGCTCTGCGCCTGCGCGGGATGGGCCGCTCCGAGCGCCGCACCGAGGCCGAGCGCCTGCTCGGCCTCGTGCGGCTGGAGGGCGCCTACGGCAAGCGGCCCCACGAGCTGTCAGGCGGCATGCGCCAGCGCGTGGCCCTGGCCCGGGCGCTGGCCCAGCAACGCCAGGTCCTGCTCATGGACGAGCCGTTCTCCGCGCTCGACGCCATCACCCGCGACGCGCTGCACACCGAGCTCGTGCGGCTGTGGGAGGAGACCGGGCTCGCAGTCGTCTTCGTCACCCACAACGTGCGCGAGGCCGTACGCCTCGGTCAGCGCGTCGTGCTGCTCTCCTCGCGCCCCGGGCGGGTGCTGCGCGAGTGGCAGGTCGACCTCCCGCAGCCCCGGCGCATCGAGTCCGAGGGCGTCTCCCGGCTCGCCGGTGAGATCACCGAGCACCTCAGCGCCGAGATCCGTCGCCACGCCAGCGCCAACGGTGCAGGATCGTCCCGAACCGAGGAGCCCCTCGATGTCCGTCGATGA
- a CDS encoding ABC transporter substrate-binding protein, which produces MTRTTRWRRTLALAAAVPLVSALAACASADSKPQSGSSASTPAAASTTDSAAPLAESKTLRLGFFGNVTHATPLVGLKEGIYAKALGSTTISTKIFNAGPAAVEAITGGSLDAAYLGPNPAINGYVKSKGKLLRIIAGATSGGAALVVKPSITSVAQLKGAKLATPQLGGTQDVALRAFLNTHGLKVPVSGKGDVSIINAENATTLQQFQAGAIDGAWLPEPWASRLVIEAGAKVLVDEKTLWPAGKFVTTHLVVSQEFLDKYPGTVKKLLEGQVETTAWIKANPDKAKADVNAQLADPDISGKALEQDVLDAAWKNIAVTDDPIASSLKQSAQNAVSAGLLDPPDLSGIYDLRLLDQVLQEHGEPAVDAAGLGV; this is translated from the coding sequence ATGACCCGCACGACCCGCTGGCGACGCACGCTCGCCCTCGCCGCCGCCGTCCCCCTGGTCTCGGCGCTGGCCGCCTGCGCCAGCGCCGACTCGAAGCCGCAGTCCGGCTCGTCGGCCTCGACCCCGGCCGCCGCCTCCACGACCGACTCCGCCGCCCCGCTCGCGGAGTCGAAGACCTTGCGCCTGGGCTTCTTCGGCAACGTCACGCACGCCACGCCGCTGGTCGGGCTCAAGGAGGGCATCTACGCCAAGGCCCTTGGCTCTACGACGATCTCCACCAAGATCTTCAACGCCGGCCCTGCCGCGGTCGAGGCGATCACGGGCGGCTCGCTCGACGCGGCCTACCTCGGCCCGAACCCCGCGATCAACGGCTACGTCAAGAGCAAGGGCAAGCTGCTGCGCATCATCGCCGGTGCCACCTCGGGCGGAGCCGCCCTGGTCGTCAAGCCCTCGATCACCTCGGTCGCCCAGCTCAAGGGCGCCAAGCTCGCCACCCCGCAGCTCGGCGGCACCCAGGACGTCGCGCTCCGCGCGTTCCTCAACACCCACGGGCTCAAGGTGCCCGTGTCGGGCAAGGGCGACGTCTCGATCATCAACGCCGAGAACGCGACGACCCTCCAGCAGTTCCAGGCCGGCGCGATCGACGGCGCCTGGCTGCCCGAGCCCTGGGCCTCGCGCCTGGTGATCGAGGCCGGCGCGAAGGTGCTGGTCGACGAGAAGACGCTGTGGCCCGCCGGGAAGTTCGTCACGACCCACCTGGTCGTGTCGCAGGAGTTCCTCGACAAGTACCCCGGCACCGTCAAGAAGCTGCTCGAGGGCCAGGTCGAGACCACCGCCTGGATCAAGGCCAACCCCGACAAGGCGAAGGCCGACGTCAACGCCCAGCTGGCCGACCCCGACATCTCCGGGAAGGCCCTCGAGCAGGACGTCCTCGACGCCGCCTGGAAGAACATCGCGGTGACCGACGACCCGATCGCCAGCTCGCTCAAGCAGTCGGCGCAGAACGCGGTCTCGGCCGGCCTGCTCGACCCGCCGGACCTCTCCGGCATCTACGACCTGCGCCTGCTCGACCAGGTGCTGCAGGAGCACGGCGAGCCTGCGGTGGACGCCGCCGGTCTCGGCGTCTGA
- a CDS encoding phosphoadenylyl-sulfate reductase — protein MTCAADAHSGLRTPEELRELALAAGRELEDASAEQVLSWAAETFGDRFAVTGSMGTDTVLSHLASRVVPGITVLFLDTGYHFAETLGTRDAVDAVYDVRVRTLLPMLSVAEQDAAYGPRLHDRDPDLCCSMRKVAPLDAALGDYDAWGTGVRRDESPLRSLTPVVGFDAKRGKVKVSPLARWSAADVEAYAATHGTLVNPLVWDDYTSIGCAPCTRRVEPGEDARSGRWAGSAKSECGIHL, from the coding sequence ATGACCTGCGCTGCAGACGCCCACAGCGGCCTGCGCACGCCCGAGGAGCTGCGCGAGCTCGCGCTGGCCGCCGGCCGCGAGCTGGAGGACGCCTCCGCCGAGCAGGTGCTGAGCTGGGCCGCCGAGACCTTCGGCGACCGCTTCGCCGTCACCGGCTCGATGGGCACCGACACCGTGCTCTCCCACCTCGCCTCGCGCGTGGTGCCGGGCATCACCGTGCTGTTCCTCGACACCGGCTACCACTTCGCCGAGACGCTCGGCACTCGTGACGCGGTCGACGCGGTCTACGACGTGCGCGTGCGCACCCTGCTGCCGATGCTCAGCGTCGCCGAGCAGGACGCGGCCTACGGCCCCCGCCTGCACGACCGCGACCCCGACCTCTGCTGCTCGATGCGCAAGGTCGCGCCGCTCGACGCCGCGCTCGGCGACTACGACGCCTGGGGCACCGGTGTACGCCGTGACGAGTCCCCGCTGCGCTCCCTCACCCCCGTGGTCGGGTTCGACGCCAAGCGCGGCAAGGTCAAGGTGAGCCCGCTGGCCCGCTGGAGCGCCGCAGACGTCGAGGCCTACGCCGCCACCCACGGCACGCTGGTCAACCCGCTGGTGTGGGACGACTACACCTCCATCGGCTGCGCACCCTGCACCCGTCGCGTCGAGCCCGGCGAGGACGCCCGGAGCGGGCGCTGGGCAGGCTCGGCGAAGTCCGAGTGCGGCATCCACCTCTGA